The sequence TAGCTGCATTTATTTTGGCCGCAGCAACGCTATTAATTCGTGTTGGACACCATTACTGGCCGTATGTGGATCTTCGAACCAAACAGCCAGATGAGTAAAACTTTGAAGGTTAAGACTTTATAAATGAAGCCCAGCGATAGCGCTGGGTTTTTTAATAAGGGGAGCTTGAGCGAAAAAACGTCGTTTTCTTTAAATAACGCTTTACAACCTAGCTAGGATCACCAAGAATGTCCTCGCTCTGTTTTCAGGGTTATTAAATGAAACATCCAGTTGTAAAGTAAAACCCTTAGTATTGCTTCATTGTTATTCTCAGTGTTTCCCTTAGCTTCATAGATACATTAAATAATTCAAGCTTTCAGCGCATCGCACTTTTTGGCGATTAATTTTTTATTTTTATATAAGGGACACATCATGTCTAACAAAGTAAACGGCGTAGTAAAATGGTTTAACGAAGAGAAAGGTTTCGGTTTCCTAACTCAAGACAACGGCGGCGCTGACGTATTCGTACACTTCCGTGCTATCGCTTCTGAAGGTTTCAAAACTCTTAAAGAAGGCCAACAAGTGTCTTTCGAAGTAGAGCAAGGCCAAAAAGGTCTTCAAGCTGCAAACGTTGTAGCTCTATAAGATTTTAAGTCGGCGCAGGTTGCAACAGCAACTTGCGTCACTTTCTCTCAAATCAGTATCCCCCTCAGTTCCACCGTAACACCCCCTTCAAAAAACGCTTAAATCCTTTTGTTACACCCGCTCTGTTCTATCTATAGCTGTATCTATCTTTTGCTCTAAACAATCTCCAGCGTAATTACTTGCTCACTGGCTTACCGTGATTGTCATTGTTGTATCCATAAAAAAGCCCCTAAAACTAGGAGCTCATTTTTAATTCACTAAGACTGTTATTCAATGTTCTGAATTTGCTCACGCATCTGTTCGATAAGAACCTTCAGCTCTACACCAGAAGCTGTGATGTCTGTGCTGATAGATTTAGACGCTAGCGTGTTTGATTCACGGTTGAACTCTTGCATCATGAAGTCCAGCTTACGGCCGCATGCGCCACCTTTCTTCAATACTGCATTGGCTTCTTTCACGTGAGAGTCTAGGCGGTCTAGCTCTTCTGCTACGTCTGACTTCTGTGCTAGCAGGATAAGCTCTTGCTCAACGCGAGAACCTTCTAGCTCAATTTTCGCTTCTTCAAACTTGTTAAGCAGACGCTCACGTTGCCATTCTAGGATTTCAGGCATGCGTGCACGAACTTTCACTACTTCTTCAGTGATCGCATCCAAGCGCTGTACGATTAGCGCCTTCATGTTTTCACCTTCACGAGCACGAGCATCAATGAACTCGGCAATCGCATCGTTGAATGCGTCTAGCAGGTCTTTGTTGATGGCATCCATGTCTTGCTCTGGAGTTTCCATCACACCAGGCCAGTTCATCACTTGGAATGGGTTCAAACGGCTTTCTTCGCCAGTCATGGTCATTACTTGGTTAGCAGCGTTAATTACTTGCTGTGCTAAACCTTCGTTGATGCTTAGCTCACCTTTAGCGGCTGGGTTTGCTTCGAAGCGTAGGTTACATTCAACCTTGCCGCGAGCTAGACGCTTACGGAAACGCTCACGTAGGATTGGCTCTAAACCACGGAACTGTTCAGGCATACGGAAGTAAGTTTCTAGGTAGCGTTGGTTTACACTACGGATTTCCCATACTGCTGTACCCCAATCGCCTTTTACTTCTTTGCGTGCGTACGCGGTCATACTATAAATCATCGAATTTTCCTGTCTTTTATCATTCTGAAAATAACGCGCACGCATAGTATCACGATACGAGTTGCACCCGAAGTCGATTGATTTTCACTATAAATAGCCTTTGAAGATAAATAGCTTTGAACGGCAAATAGATTTGAAAGATAAACTGCTATATAATCTTGCCCCAATCAAAACTGTCTCACCCCTTTCTTAGGTGATGCACTCTTTCGATAGTAAATCACTTCAGACTGTTAATAAGGTAGATACCAATGCGTCCAAATGACCGCGCTGTAGATCAAATTCGTCCAATTAAAATTACTCGTAACTACACAGCTTATGCTGAGGGTTCTGTATTAGTTGAGTTCGGCAACACTAAAGTTCTATGTAATGCGACGGTAGAAGAAAACGTACCGCGTTGGTTGAAAGGTCAAGGTAAGGGTTGGGTTACAGCTGAATACGGCATGCTGCCACGTGCAACGCACACTCGTAACCGTCGTGAAGCGGCGAGCGGTAAGCAAGGTGGTCGTACGATGGAAATCCAACGTCTGATCGCTCGTAGCCTACGTGCTGTTGTTGATTTAAAAGTAATGGGTGAAATCATGATCACTGTCGATTGTGATGTTATCCAAGCAGACGGCGGTACACGTACTGCTTCTATCTCAGGCGCAAGCGTAGCAATGGCTGACGCTATCAACAGCCTACTAGCAAGCGGCAAACTGAAAAAGAACCCAATGAAAGGCCATGTAGCGGCTGTTTCAGTGGGCATCGTTGGTGCACAGGCACTGTGTGACCTTGAGTACGTTGAAGACTCAGCAGCAGATACCGACATGAACGTTGTAATGACGGAAGACGGTAAGATGATTGAGATTCAAGGCACCGCAGAAGGCGAACCGTTCAGCCACGAAGAGCTGATGCAGCTTTTAGCCCTGGCAAATAAGGGCATTGCCGATATCGTCGAAGCGCAGAAAGCTGCGTTGGCCGACTAATTATTTTTAATAGCTCCCATTTGGGGGCTATTTTTTTATTTTCGTCATATATAACTCTACACCTGTGTTAGCTGCAATTTTTCACCCTAATCACATAGGTCCCCTATGCTTATAGGGCTGAAAAACTTTGCTGCCTTGTTGTAGAGCTATCTATTTAGAAAATACATCATCGTTAGCTTTCGAAGCGATCGGAAGTTAGGAATTGGAAAGTAAATTAATTTAGAGGATGAGCATGAAAGCATATCAACGTGAATTTATTGAATTTGCACTAGAGAAAGAAGTACTTAAGTTTGGTGAGTTTACTTTAAAGTCTGGCCGTAAGAGCCCTTACTTCTTCAATGCTGGATTGTTTAATACAGGTCGTGACCTAGCACGTTTAGGTCGCTTCTACGCAGCAGCATTGGCTGATTCAGGTATTGAGTTTGATGTACTATTTGGCCCTGCATACAAAGGTATCCCAATCGCGACGACAACAGCGGTAGCACTGGCAGATCACCACGATGTGGACACGCCTTACTGCTTTAACCGTAAAGAAGCGAAAGACCACGGTGAAGGTGGCAACCTAGTCGGTAGCGCACTGGAAGGTCGCATCATGCTTGTAGATGACGTGATCACTGCAGGTACTGCGATTCGTGAGTCGATGGAAATCATCCAAGCGAACGGCGCGGATCTAGCGGGTGTTCTTGTTGCTATCGACCGTCAAGAGAAAGGCAAAGGCGAGCTGTCTGCAATTCAAGAAGTTGAACGCGATTTCGGTTGTGCAATCATCTCAATCGTTAGCCTGACTGACCTTGTGACTTTCCTTGAAGAGAAAGGCACAGATGCAGCACATCTAGACGCAGTAAAAGCGTACCGCGCTCAATACGGAATCTAACACCTGAAGCGTCGAACCTAACGGTTTAACGTTCTAAGTTTAGAATCGAAAAATTAAAAAGGCCCGAGAGATAACTCTTTCGGGCCTTTTACTTTTCTATTGAAGTGAGCTGTTTTCCTATCTAACGATAGGCGCTCTATTTATAACGAATGCCGCGTTCAGCTTCTGGATCTTCCATTGTCTTGAAGCGCTTGTGTAGCCACATCCATTGCTCAGGAGCACGTAAGATAATCTTCTCTAGGTAGCTGTTCATGTAAGCCGCCGCCGCTTTCTCATCTTTTTGCGGATAGTTATCTTCGATCGACTCGTCAGCCATGATTTCATACTTGCCATCGGCATTTCTAAAACCTGAACCCGGAACAAGTGCACATCGGCTGGTGTACGCCAGAATGCTGGTGCCTGTGGTAGTACACGCATCTTCTACTGCGAAGAAAGGTACAAACACAGACTTGTTACGACCGTAATCATGATCCGGCAGATAGAAAAGGATCTCTCCCTGACGCAGAATTCGAATCATACGTTTCACGTCTTTTCGGTGAATCAGACGGTTGCCGTTTTGAGTACGACCACGGTATTGAATAAATTCATAAGCCGGATTGTTGTGCGGGCGATAAACACCTAAACCTGAAATACCAAGAACAGCCATTGCTCGTGCCGTGATCTCTAGGTTCAAGGCATGCACACAGCACAAAAGAACGCCTTTGCCGTTGGCTTTGTGTGTACGCAGCATTTGAGTGTCTTTGTCCACTAGGATGCGCTTGAAGCGCCATGTAGGCCAAAACCAAGTAATGCCAGTTTCGATCAGTGCCATACCGGTGTTCTTAAAGTTCTCACTCACCATAGCAGCGACTTCGTCTGCTGGCTTGTCTGGGAAGGCCAGTTCTAGGTTACGTGCTGCGACTGCAACGCGCTTTTTACCATAGCGAGCACCAAGAGAGCCTAACGAGCGACCTAGCAGTAACAAGATACGGTAAGGGAGAACGTTAACGATAAGCGCCAATAGCCCAAAGCCGAACCAAACACCCCAATATTTAGGGTGAAGTAGAGCTAGAGTAAAAGGCGGCTTAGTAATCACGTGTTGTGCCGTGCCGTTTGCTGAAGAAGTTTTCGTCGTCATAACCATCACTTAAGATTTGATTGCTACTTAATTTGATTGCTACTTAATCTGAGCGCTTAGCAGTGCCCAATAAGCATCAAAGTTTTCTGTCGGTTGATATTTGAAGTCAGAACGTACAAATCGATTCAGGCTGCCTTCAACTTGACCTAGCAACTGAGCCGCTAAGATTTTCTCATCAACTGGGAACGATTTTCCTTCACGAAGCTTTCTTTCGCGAAGAATTTGGCGAAGTTGAGTCTCAATACGTTCGAAAAGCTGATTAATTCGTTCACGAAGACGCTCATTCTCAAACATTAGGGCATGACCCGATAAAATACGAGTTAAGCCTGGGTTGCGCTCAGAGAAGACTAAGATCAGTTGCATCACTAAGCGGATACGCTCAAGAGTGTCTTTCTCTTCATCGAGAATGCGGTTGATTCGAGACATCAACGCTTCTTCTATAAACTCGATCAAGCCTTCAAACATGCGGGCTTTGCTTGGGAAGTGGCGGTATAACGCAGCTTCAGATACGCCGACTTGCTTAGCCAACTTTACCGTTGTGATACGAGAAGCACCTTCGGTCGATTCCAACATTTGTGCGAGAGCTTGTAGGATTTCTTCACGACGGTTTGATTTTCGAGTACCAGCCATCTATTTACTTCCTTTCCTAAAGATGAGGATTGAGTGAAGAAAGATTATAAACACCATTCAATTCTGTTTCCTAGTTTTGTGAGCCCTAGGTCAACAGAATCGAGAGGTGTCAGCAGATTGTCAGAGCAAATCTGTGCGTTTATGCATCAATAAGCTGTTGGATCTGATCGAGGATCTGGAAACCTAGCGTGTCTTTGCTCTCTAGTGGTAGAGATTTATCGCCGCCTTTCCAGTAAAGGTGCAATTCATTGCTACTGCTATTGAAACCTTGGCCTTCGACAGAAACGTCATTGGCACAAATCATATCAAGGTTCTTTCTTTCGAGCTTTCCGCGAGCGTATTTCTCTACATCTTGAGTTTCAGCAGCAAAGCCGACAGTAAATGGGCGACCTTCAGTCATTGAGGCGACAGAAGCGACAATGTCTGGGTTCTTAACCATGTGAATAGACATGTCATCTTTGCCATCGACCTTTTTGAGCTTTTGGTCTGCGATGGTCTCAGGGCGATAATCGGCAACCGCGGCGCAGCTGATGAAAATATCGTGTCGAGCGGCGTTAGCAGTAACGGCATCAAACATCTGTTGTGCGCTATCTACATCAACGCGAGTTACCTTGTTTGGTGTCGCGAGTGATACTGGACCGCTGACTAGGGTGACTGTTGCACCTTGTTTCGCGGCTGCTTCAGCTAGTGCATAGCCCATTTTTCCTGAGCTGTGATTAGTAATGTAGCGTACAGGGTCGATCGCTTCACGAGTCGGGCCTGCAGTAATAAGCACAGAACGGCCAGCAAGTGGCTTAGGTTGGAAGAAGTCTTCACAGCGATGCACGAGCTGCATTGGCTCTAACATGCGTCCCATACCAACATCACCACAAGCTTGCTCGCCTGCAGCAGGTCCCCAGATTTCACAACCACGACGTTTTAGTGTCGCGATGTTCTCTTGAGTGGCTGGGTGGCTGTACATTTGCTGGTTCATTGCTGGAGATACCGCAACTGGCGCATCGGTTGCTAACACCAGAGTGGTCAGTAGGTCGTTGCCCATGCCAGCAGTCATGCGTGCAATCAAGTCAGCGGTTGCAGGTGCTAGTAATACTAAGTCAGCCCACTTTGCTAGCTCGATGTGCCCCATAGAAGCTTCTGCAGCAGGATCAAGCAAACTATCAGACACAGGCCTTCCCGAGACTGCCTGCATGGTAAGGGGAGTGATGAACTCCTTGGCTGCATTGGTCATGACGACTTGTACCTGCGCCCCACGCTCAATTAGGCGGCGAGTCAGCTCGGCACATTTATAAGCAGCGATACCACCACTAATACCAAGAAGAATTTTTTTCCCTGCTAGGCCTTGTTGGTCAGCGTTACTCAGTGGATTAACCTGTGTTTGCATGATTCTGTTCCTTAATTTTTCTGCGACTTACGATATCAGAACAAAGGATGAGTGCCTAGAAGCAGAACTCGAACAGAGTTGACGCTCATCAAGTTGGTGTTATCAAACTTATCAATTACACGATTTTGTAAGTGACTCGCTGCCTTTTATCTCTATCAAAGGATCTCTGAGTGCAAGCTCATTAAGCTGATGGATCGTGTTCATGACCAATGATTAGCTTTTATATGCCGATAAATAAAATGCCCGCCGAATCGATGCCAAGAGAAAAGTTATTGAATAGAGGACCAGATTCGTTAAGTGATGCCGAACTTTTAGCAATATTTCTTAGAACGGGTACGCAAGGAATGAACGTTTTAGAGTTGGCGGACAAGTTAATTAAAGATTTTGGTTCGCTAAGGCATCTTTTTTCAGCAACGGAGGCAGAGTTCTGCGCTCATAAAGGGATGGGGCAGGCTAAATACGTTCAACTGCAGGCTGTGTTAGAGATGACGCAGCGCTATCTCGCGGAGACTTTATCTCGAGGTGACGCCTTAACCAGCCCCAGTCATACCAAGCTTTATCTCTCGAGCATATTGCGCGATCGCCAGCGAGAAGCCTTCTATATATTGTTCCTAGATAACCAGAATAGGGTCATAAAAGACGAGGTGATGTTTGAAGGAACCATCGATGCCGCATCGGTTTACCCGCGGGAAGTGGTAAAACGCGCTCTTCATCATAATGCAGCGGCATTAATTTTAGCGCATAACCATCCTTCGGGTGTCGCAGAGCCAAGCCAAGCAGATAGACGAATCACACGCCGTTTAACCGATGCATTAGCGCTGGTGGACATCCGAATTCTCGACCATTTTGTCGTCGGAGATGGTGAAGTTGTCTCTTTTGCAGAGCGTGGATGGATTTGAATCACATTTTAGGTTGTTAGTTACGTTAAATCTGCTATTATTCCGCCCACATTTTTAGACCTAAAATCAGCTCTGATTACTCAAGCAAGCTGCGCTGCACAAAAAAAGATCACGAAACCCGTAAAAAGGATCTGTTCGGGTCTTGAGCAATGCGTGTCAAGTTAGTATAATGCGCGACCTTTGATAGCCTTGTATGGATTTTCCATAACGGTTTTTACCTTCTATTTTAATTGATAGAGAGGTTCGGCCACCAAGGTTGATATCGAGCTGAAACGATTGGAGAAGACATTCATGTCCCGAGTATGCCAAGTAACTGGTAAGCGTCCAGTAACGGGTAACAACCGTTCACACGCACGCAATGCTACTAAGCGCCGTTTTCTGCCGAACCTACAAACTCATCGTTTCTGGGTAGAGAGCGAAAAACGTTTTGTTAAACTACGTCTAACTGCTAAAGGCATGCGTATCATTGATAAGAAAGGCATCGATGCTGTTCTTGTTGATATCCGTGCACGTGGCGAAAACGTTTAAGAGGAATTAAGCAATGGCTAAAGGCATTCGTGAGAAAATTCGTCTAGTATCTTCTGCAGGTACTGGTCACTTCTACACAACTGATAAGAACAAGCGTAACATGCCAGGCAAATTTGAGATCAAAAAGTTTGATCCAGTAGTTCGCCAACACGTTATGTACAAAGAAGCGAAAATCAAGTAATTGATGCTTTTTTTGCTCTTCTTCAGTAGAAGAAAGAATTGAAAAACCCAGCTTAATCGCTGGGTTTTTTTATACCCAAAGTTTGAGTAACTTAACTGCTCTTACTTGATATAACGCCTAATCGATAGAAAATCGTGCAGCATGGAAAGTATTGCCACTTTCACGATATACTGATTGCTCAATAGGTTAGATGAGCAGAATCAGATGAGATATCGTGGACGTAGGTGGAACAACATACTCATGTTGAGCGTGATTGCTTTTATTGGCGTGTTAAACCTTCCAACATTGATCAAAGCTTATCTCATCGAACCTGAGCCAGAATCTGAACTTAAGGTAAGTAGTCCTTACCCCTATCTATTAAATCCTGAATCAGAACTTCAAGCGTTGCACTTTGTGAAGTGGTCAATCGTACAAGAGGATGGTCAGTGGGTTTATCAAATGAAAGAGTCCGTGCCAAAACAAGCGACGAGTGCACAAGAGCTGTCACAACGTTGGCAACAGCTTGTAGGTACCGAGGTCGACTCACAAACCTATAACGACCTTTCTCCTCAGCTCAATACACCACACACTGTTGAAGTTTGGTATCACGCTCAGGAAGAGCCCCAGCGTATTACATATTATCAGCTGCCTGATTTTTGGTTATTAAAAAACTGGAATGATCAGTGGTTGGCGGTGTCTATTGAAGAGAGTTACTTGTTTCCAAGTCTTAACTCAGAGCATTCCTCAAAACCGGACGACTAAACTATGCCTGAATTACCCGAAGTCGAAGTAAGCCGTATGGGGATCTCACCTCATTTAGTCGGTGAGACCATCAAGACCCTTACCTTCCGTACGCCTAAGCTGCGTTGGGATATCCCACAAGATCTTAAAAAGTTAGAAGGGCAGGTGATTCGTGCGATCTCACGTCGCGCCAAGTACCTGTTGATTGAAACTGATACGGGCACTGCCATTGTGCATCTTGGTATGTCTGGCTCACTGCGTGTATTAGATGCCGATTTCCCCGCGGCAAAGCACGATCACGTGGATCTCAAGCTGACTAATGGTAAGGTGCTGCGTTATAACGACCCTCGTCGCTTTGGAGCGTGGTTATGGTCGGCGCCTGATGAAACTCATCCTGTGTTGCTTGGTTCTGGCCCAGAGCCACTGACTGACGACTTTAACGCTGAGTACATCGCCGAGAAGGCCGAAAAGCGTAAAGTGGCTATTAAACAGTTCATTATGGACAACAAAGTAGTAGTGGGTGTCGGGAATATCTACGCCAATGAAGCGCTATTTTCTTCACGAATCCACCCTTTACGCCCCGCAAGCAAAGTAACAAAAGAAGAATGGATCTTGTTAACCCAAGAGATCAAGCAAGTGCTCGCTACCGCCATCAAACAAGGTGGCACTACCCTCAAAGACTTCGCACAAGCAGATGGTAAGCCCGGATACTTCGCGCAAGAGCTGCAAGTGTATGGTAAAGCCGGTGAAAAGTGCCCGAGTTGTGGTGAGAAACTTGAAGAGCAAAAAATCGGACAACGCAATACGTTTTATTGCAAAGAGTGCCAAGTATAGAAAACCTGAACTCGTGTTCACTTTTTATTGCTAGTCGATAGGCTAGCGAGTGGCTACAATTGTACTAATTATATGAATTGAGAATAGTAGAATGAAATATTTAGTAACTGGCGTTGCTGGTTTTATTGGCTCTGCAGTATCAGAGCGACTATGTGCGGCAGGGCATGAGGTTGTTGGTATCGATAACCTAAATGACTACTATGAAGTCTCTCTGAAACATGATCGCCTTAAACGTATCGAACATGAAAACCTTACCTTTATCGAGCTTGATCTTGCGGATAGAGAAGGCATCGCTGAGCTTTTCGCACAGCAAAAGTTTGACCGTGTTATTCACTTAGCGGCGCAGGCTGGCGTTCGTTACTCAATCGATAATCCAATGGCGTATGCCGACAGTAATCTTGTTGGCCACTTAGCTATTTTAGAAGGTTGTCGTCATAATAAAGTTGAACACCTAGTTTATGCGTCTTCGAGCTCTGTCTATGGTTTGAACCACAAAATGCCATTCCACACGGCAGACAGCGTTGACCACCCAATTTCATTGTACGCTGCGACTAAGAAGTCGAATGAGCTGATGGCACATACCTATTCTCACCTATACGATGTACCGACGACAGGCTTACGCTTCTTTACGGTTTACGGCCCTTGGAGTCGCCCTGATATGGCGATGTTCAAGTTTGCGAATTTAATCGTAGCGGGCAAAGAGATCGATATTTATAACAACGGCGACATGATGCGTGACTTCACTTACATCGATGATATCGTTGAAGGCATTATTCGTGTACAAGACCGAGTTCCGGCAAAACAACCAGATTGGACAGTAGAGCAAGGGTCACCAGCGACTAGCTCAGCACCATACCGAGTGTTCAACATCGGTCATGGTAGCCCAGTTAAATTGATGGATTACATCGAAGCGCTTGAAAGTGCAATTGGTGTTGAAGCGAAGAAGAACTTCATGCCAATGCAACCTGGTGATGTATACGCAACTTACGCCGATACTGAGGATCTGTTTGAAGCAGTTGGCTATAAGCCTCAAGTGAAGATCCAAGAAGGCGCAAAAGCATTCGCGGATTGGTATAAGGCTTACTATTCTCTGTAAGAGCTAGTCTCTCGAACAAAAATAGCGCTCAATGAGCGCTATTTTTTGGTTCATCGCGGATTAGCGGGAACTAAAAACAAAAAAACGGTAGTAAGTGATATGGTTTAGTCGCCAAACAAAAATCATACACAAACTACCGTTTTCATGCCGAATCATACTTTCCTATCTTCATTCTGGGAAGGCTTTAAAATAGTAAAGTCTCACCAGACAGCATCACTTGTTACACTAACTCTTAAACCTAATTCTGAGGCTAAATGCCTTTGCGGTCTTGAAGCTGAGGCTATCCATGAGTATCAATGGCGTCATGTGAAAGAGGCCATGTTGTTCAATGTTCCTGTTGAGCTTTCCGTTCAAACTCGAAGGATCAAGTGTCGTGACTGCGGCATAAAAACAGAGTTTCTATCTTGGTTAGAGCCTTATGCTCGTATAACGACGCGTCTAAAAAGCTATATAGAACAACTACTGCCTCTTCTTCCCATTAAGCATATCTCCCAGTTAACGAGCGTTCATTGGCACACCATTAAAGAGATAGATAAACGTCGACTTCGCCAAGTGGTACCGTCAGTGAAATGGGAAGGGCTAAGGCAACTCGTCATGGACGAGTTCGCCATCTTTAAAGGGCACCGATATGCCACAGTCATCGCTGATGCTAAGACTCACCAAGTCATTTGGATAGGGTTAGGTCGTAGCCGCAAGGACATACGACCGTTTTTCGAGCAGTTAGGCAAGCATGGTAACAATATCGAAGCGGTCGCAATGGACATGAATACGGCTTTTGACCTTGAAGTTCAAGCGCACTGCCCGAATGCAAAAATCGTTTACGACTTATTCCATGTTGTTGCTAAGTTCGGTCGTGAGGTGATGGATAGAGTCAGAGTCGACCAAGCTAACAAACTCAAGCAGGATAAAAAAGCGAGGCAATGGGTGAAGCGCTCACGCTGGGTACTGCTGAAAAACAGAGGTAATTTAAATGCACGACAAGATAGCTATCTTACTGAAATATTGAATATCAATAAGGACTTGATGGCCACTTATATACTCGGCTCACAACTCAAAGAGCTTTGGTACTGTAAATCAGAAGCACATGCTAAGGGGCTCTGGGAGGTATGGTGGGCACAAGTGCAAGAGAGTGGAATTAAGCCATTGAAAGAGTTTGCACGAAAACTGAGGCCTTATCTTCACGGTATTATTGCATCGGCAACTTATCCGCTCAACACCTGCACATTGGAAGGGATAAACAACAAAATAAAGTTAATCAAGCGAATGGGGTATGGATATCGAGATACAGACTACTTCTTCTTGAAGATAAAAGCGGCTTTCCCCGGAAAGCCGCGATGAACCTTTTTTTTTTGAAGATAGTAAATGCTGAGCATCTATAATTTGGGCCTGTATTCTTTTCCTAAAATAGACAGGTGATAAAAGTTAGTTGCTAGGTTGAGCGTCATGCTCTTTATTTTATTAGCGGCTTTCAGTAAGGCTACTGAATAGTTTTTTTTGCCTTTGCCTTTGCCTTGACGAATGATTGACGGCTGCTTACTACGCTGTAATCCCGCAGGTGCAACACCAAACATGGGGTGTTTATGAACCCAAGTATTCCGTAAGAAGACATCGACCGGATAATTGAAAGTTGAACTATGTTCGATAAAAGATCGTGCAGCTTTTGGAGATATAGCGTAGCAGGCAGTTCCTTGAGGAACTTTCAAGTACTTTACAAGGTTTTGGTTTTTGTACTTATCAACAGAGTAATGCAGTTTGTTTTTACTGTCTTGTAAGCGAATAAAACCACATTGCTCAATATGCTGCTCTGCGATAGCTAGCGTATTGCGAAAT is a genomic window of Vibrio sp. ED004 containing:
- a CDS encoding NAD-dependent epimerase, with translation MKYLVTGVAGFIGSAVSERLCAAGHEVVGIDNLNDYYEVSLKHDRLKRIEHENLTFIELDLADREGIAELFAQQKFDRVIHLAAQAGVRYSIDNPMAYADSNLVGHLAILEGCRHNKVEHLVYASSSSVYGLNHKMPFHTADSVDHPISLYAATKKSNELMAHTYSHLYDVPTTGLRFFTVYGPWSRPDMAMFKFANLIVAGKEIDIYNNGDMMRDFTYIDDIVEGIIRVQDRVPAKQPDWTVEQGSPATSSAPYRVFNIGHGSPVKLMDYIEALESAIGVEAKKNFMPMQPGDVYATYADTEDLFEAVGYKPQVKIQEGAKAFADWYKAYYSL
- a CDS encoding ISL3 family transposase; protein product: MPNHTFLSSFWEGFKIVKSHQTASLVTLTLKPNSEAKCLCGLEAEAIHEYQWRHVKEAMLFNVPVELSVQTRRIKCRDCGIKTEFLSWLEPYARITTRLKSYIEQLLPLLPIKHISQLTSVHWHTIKEIDKRRLRQVVPSVKWEGLRQLVMDEFAIFKGHRYATVIADAKTHQVIWIGLGRSRKDIRPFFEQLGKHGNNIEAVAMDMNTAFDLEVQAHCPNAKIVYDLFHVVAKFGREVMDRVRVDQANKLKQDKKARQWVKRSRWVLLKNRGNLNARQDSYLTEILNINKDLMATYILGSQLKELWYCKSEAHAKGLWEVWWAQVQESGIKPLKEFARKLRPYLHGIIASATYPLNTCTLEGINNKIKLIKRMGYGYRDTDYFFLKIKAAFPGKPR
- a CDS encoding glycosyltransferase family 25 protein; this translates as MKSYCITLSGSNSRQELTSEILKNVQIDFEFFIGVDARVDEHPLLTRIQERNFLYNMGRPHIIGEVGCYASHYLIWQKCIELNEPVLVFEDHVNIDETTFRNTLAIAEQHIEQCGFIRLQDSKNKLHYSVDKYKNQNLVKYLKVPQGTACYAISPKAARSFIEHSSTFNYPVDVFLRNTWVHKHPMFGVAPAGLQRSKQPSIIRQGKGKGKKNYSVALLKAANKIKSMTLNLATNFYHLSILGKEYRPKL